The Vicia villosa cultivar HV-30 ecotype Madison, WI linkage group LG1, Vvil1.0, whole genome shotgun sequence genome includes a region encoding these proteins:
- the LOC131608521 gene encoding peroxidase 72-like gives MSNSMSFLILFSLLAFAPFCHCNKKIGSYLYPQFYDYSCPQAQNIVKSILANAVAKEPRIAASLLRLHFHDCFVKGCDASILLDNSGNIISEKGSNPNRNSARGFEVIDEIKSALEKACPHTVSCADILAIAARDSTVLAGGPNWEVPLGRRDSLGASLSGSNHNIPAPNNTFQTILTKFKLQGLDIVDLVALSGSHTIGNSRCTSFRQRLYNQSGNGKQDFTLDQYYANELRANCPRSGGDQNLFFLDYVTPIKFDNNYFKNLLAYKGLLSSDEVLLTKNQESAELVKLYAERNDIFFEQFAKSMIKMGNVSPLTGSRGQIRRNCRVVNTW, from the exons ATGAGCAATTCTATGAGTTTTCTTATACTTTTTTCTTTACTAGCCTTTGCTCCTTTCTGCCACTGTAACAAGAAAATAGGATCATACCTTTATCCACAGTTTTATGACTATTCATGTCCACAAGCTCAGAATATTGTCAAGTCCATCCTTGCCAATGCTGTTGCAAAAGAACCTCGTATAGCTGCTTCACTTTTGAGACTTCATTTCCATGATTGTTTTGTCAAG GGCTGTGATGCTTCAATTTTATTAGATAACAGTGGAAACATCATCAGTGAGAAGGGGTCAAATCCTAACCGTAATTCAGCAAGAGGATTTGAAGTCATTGATGAAATTAAATCTGCATTAGAGAAAGCATGCCCTCATACAGTGTCTTGTGCTGACATTTTGGCTATAGCTGCTAGAGATTCAACTGTTCTT GCTGGTGGACCAAACTGGGAAGTGCCTTTAGGAAGAAGGGATTCTTTAGGTGCAAGCTTAAGTGGTTCCAACCACAACATTCCAGCTCCAAACAACACATTTCAAACCATCCTAACTAAATTCAAACTTCAAGGACTCGACATTGTTGATCTCGTTGCTCTTTCTG GGAGCCACACTATAGGAAACTCAAGGTGCACAAGCTTTAGGCAAAGACTCTACAACCAAAGTGGAAACGGCAAGCAAGATTTCACTCTTGATCAATACTATGCTAATGAATTACGTGCTAATTGTCCGAGATCGGGCGGTGACCAGAATCTGTTTTTCCTAGATTATGTCACACCAATAAAGTTCGATAATAATTACTTCAAGAACTTGTTGGCTTACAAGGGACTATTGAGTTCTGATGAAGTTttgttgacaaagaatcaagaatcagcTGAGTTGGTGAAACTGTATGCTGAGAGAAATGATATTTTCTTTGAGCAATTTGCTAAGTCTATGATCAAGATGGGAAATGTATCTCCTTTGACAGGTTCAAGGGGACAGATTAGAAGAAATTGCAGGGTGGTTAATACTTGGTGA
- the LOC131640414 gene encoding uncharacterized protein LOC131640414 has translation MRYSRFLQFSLFRKTLTQNPNFTSPQISRPYILSPNQHQFNGKSQCESTSIRNYNTASPDSEKVSAIVDELMGLTLLEVMDLVDVMREKKGINELPIMMLMVPGMGIRGLPKGLGGAKGGGGEKGEEKKVEKTAFDVKLDGFDAASKIKIIKEVRTFTSLGLKEAKDLVEKAPTLLKKGVTKEEAESIIAKLKEVGAKASME, from the coding sequence ATGAGGTATTCACGCTTCCTACAATTTTCACTCTTCCGCAAAACCCtaactcaaaaccctaatttcacatCTCCTCAAATTTCCAGACCCTACATTCTTTCACCAAATCAACACCAATTCAATGGAAAATCCCAATGCGAATCCACCTCCATACGCAATTACAACACCGCATCGCCGGATTCCGAAAAGGTATCAGCGATTGTTGACGAACTCATGGGATTAACGCTGCTGGAAGTGATGGACCTGGTTGATGTGATGAGGGAGAAAAAGGGAATCAATGAGCTTCCGATTATGATGTTGATGGTGCCAGGGATGGGAATCAGAGGCTTGCCGAAGGGTTTGGGTGGAGCGAAAGGTGGTGGCGGAGAGAAAGGAGAGGAGAAGAAGGTTGAGAAGACGGCGTTTGATGTGAAGCTCGATGGTTTTGATGCTGCGTCGAAGATTAAGATTATAAAGGAAGTTAGGACGTTTACTAGTTTGGGTTTGAAGGAAGCTAAGGATTTGGTGGAGAAAGCACCGACTCTTTTGAAGAAAGGTGTGACGAAGGAGGAGGCGGAGAGTATTATTGCTAAGTTGAAGGAAGTTGGAGCAAAAGCTTCAATGGAATAA